From the Helianthus annuus cultivar XRQ/B chromosome 17, HanXRQr2.0-SUNRISE, whole genome shotgun sequence genome, the window AAAGGCCGATGTAGGGACTGGGGATGAGACACGGTTCTGGTTGGACTGGTGGAGTGGGAATGGGCCGTTAAAAGACGAGTTCCCGGATTTATTCAGGTTCGAAAAACACAAACGAGTAACTGTCGCTTCAAGACTGGTGGAATAGGAGTGGAGGCAGCCGCTTGTCTCGAATACAGAACTGGAACAACTGCAGCGAATTACGGACCTACTGCAAGGTTTCGTGTTGTCTTCTGAAGCTGATAATTGGCTTTGGACCCCAGCAAAGGATGGTTGGTGTATTCTCGGTATCGTCGGCTCGAAATCTGTTATCAAGGTTTGCGGTCCCGTTTTATCCAGTTGATTGGGTCAAATGGGTCCCAACAAAACTGAATATCTTCGCGTGGCGCGGGGTTCAAAATCGCCTTGCGACAATGACCGGTCTTAAGAAACGGGGTATGCTTCAAGGATCGGCATTATGTAAGTTATGCGGCGAACAAGATGAGGATGCGGACCATCTTTTTGCTTCATGTTATGTGGCGTCGATACTCTGGCAGAAAGTGAGCTCGTGGTGCAAAATTCAGCAAGTTTTTGCTTTCACCATGAAAGACTTGCTGGAGTTTCATAAGAGCTCGGCGATCGAAGTGCAGAAAAGAGACTATGTTCAAACTATTTTACTTGCAACGTGTTGGGGAATATGGAAAGCAAGAAACGAAAACATCTTCAGGGGTAAACGTGTCAACATCGATGCAATTTTCGGGGAGATGCAAGCGAATAGTTTCTTATGGATAAGATGCAGGGCGAAAAAAAGGTTACTGGAATGGAGCAAGTGGGCGCGGTTCGAGCTATAGTGTAAGGCGCTGCAGTTTTGCTTTGTTTGGTCTTTTTCTTATAGTTTGGTCATTCTGTATTTGTTTATGTGGTGATCATATTTGGAGTTTGGTCTAGTAACCCACTAGCCTAAGGTGATGTACTTGTACTGTAAACTTTGGTGTTGGTTGTGAATGAAATtagctgttcaaaaaaaaaaagctatACTGATAAAAAAAATCAAGTCAGAATCTGGGTGTTAACCCAAATTATAGTGTACATAAATATGTTAATGATTTAGATAGATGAGTTATCGTTTTAATTATCATTTAAAAATTTCCCATCAAAAAAGATGTTATATGAATATTTAATTATCACTTGTCGAGTATATATCTCAATGTTTCAAATATTCATATACAATGTTATATGAATATTAAATTATATTAGGGATGTTTTAACATTTATGATCTGATATATTTATGTACCAAAATTATTTTGTTGAATATTAAATGTGGACTAGATTTTTATGTAAATTTCTGTAATAAATTATTAAGGTGGTGGTAATTAATAATTTTGCATGATCTCTAAATTTTGAATAAATATACTTGGGTTGTCTTCTATCCAAATAAATGTGAGTATTATTAACATTGATCTCATCACATGATTGCTATTGataaactaattttttttaacaaat encodes:
- the LOC110923676 gene encoding uncharacterized protein LOC110923676, producing MVGVFSVSSARNLLSRFAVPFYPVDWVKWVPTKLNIFAWRGVQNRLATMTGLKKRGMLQGSALCKLCGEQDEDADHLFASCYVASILWQKVSSWCKIQQVFAFTMKDLLEFHKSSAIEVQKRDYVQTILLATCWGIWKARNENIFRGKRVNIDAIFGEMQANSFLWIRCRAKKRLLEWSKWARFEL